Proteins encoded in a region of the Geobacillus genomosp. 3 genome:
- a CDS encoding hydroxymethylglutaryl-CoA lyase, translating to MSRWPAKVTIKEVGPRDGLQNETAPVATADKIAWINLLSESGLSYIEVTSFVHPKWIPQLADAAEVAAGIRRKDGVTYAALVPNERGLERALAAGIDEVGVFMSASETHNQKNINKTISATFPVLEGVVKTAKQEGKTVRGYVSTVFGCPYEGAVPVDQVLTVADWLFAMGIDELSLGDTIGVATPKQVVDVLAEVLRRFPAGRIAMHFHDTRGTALANILVSMEMGITIFDSSLGGLGGCPYAPGASGNVATDDFVYMLHGMGIETGIDMERLTKAALFIRDKIGRPLSSRYLQTISSSTEKDM from the coding sequence ATGAGCCGATGGCCGGCAAAGGTGACAATTAAAGAAGTCGGTCCGCGCGACGGTCTGCAAAACGAAACGGCGCCGGTTGCGACGGCTGACAAAATCGCTTGGATCAACTTATTGTCGGAAAGCGGATTATCGTATATCGAAGTAACGTCGTTTGTCCATCCGAAATGGATTCCGCAGTTGGCCGACGCCGCCGAAGTCGCAGCCGGCATCCGCCGGAAAGACGGTGTCACATATGCCGCGCTCGTGCCGAACGAAAGGGGGCTTGAGCGGGCGCTGGCCGCGGGGATCGATGAAGTCGGCGTCTTTATGTCAGCGAGCGAAACGCATAACCAAAAAAACATTAACAAAACGATCTCCGCCACGTTTCCAGTGTTAGAAGGAGTCGTAAAAACGGCCAAGCAAGAAGGGAAAACGGTGCGCGGCTACGTTTCCACTGTGTTTGGCTGCCCGTATGAAGGGGCGGTTCCTGTCGACCAAGTGCTCACGGTCGCCGACTGGCTGTTTGCGATGGGGATTGATGAACTGTCGCTTGGCGACACGATCGGCGTGGCAACGCCCAAACAAGTCGTGGACGTGCTTGCCGAGGTGCTTCGCCGGTTTCCGGCCGGGCGGATCGCCATGCATTTTCACGATACAAGAGGAACGGCGCTCGCCAACATTTTAGTGTCAATGGAGATGGGAATCACCATCTTTGACAGCTCTCTTGGCGGTCTTGGCGGCTGCCCGTATGCCCCTGGGGCGTCGGGAAACGTCGCCACGGACGATTTCGTGTACATGCTGCATGGCATGGGGATTGAAACCGGCATTGACATGGAGCGGCTGACAAAAGCGGCGTTGTTCATCCGCGACAAAATCGGCCGCCCACTTTCGAGCCGCTATTTACAAACGATTTCATCATCAACAGAAAAGGATATGTGA
- a CDS encoding acetyl-CoA carboxylase biotin carboxyl carrier protein subunit, which translates to MNQVTATMAGSVWKIVIAVGDRVEEGQDVVILESMKMEIPVAAETSGIVKHIHVQEGDFVNEGDVLVEIE; encoded by the coding sequence ATGAACCAAGTAACGGCAACAATGGCTGGGAGTGTATGGAAAATTGTAATCGCTGTCGGCGACCGCGTCGAGGAAGGGCAAGATGTCGTGATTTTGGAGTCAATGAAAATGGAAATCCCAGTCGCCGCTGAAACGTCCGGCATTGTGAAACACATTCATGTGCAAGAAGGGGATTTCGTAAACGAGGGCGATGTGCTTGTCGAGATTGAGTAG